In one Desulfoferula mesophila genomic region, the following are encoded:
- a CDS encoding protease inhibitor I42 family protein, translating into MPRRCMSVLGALGLLLIAATAWAGGPVQTLVLKEGQVFQVTLAANHTTGYKWMLAKMPDAKVVKLVNSEYVPAKPQAPDGKAPVGAGGQEVWAFQAVGPGRAMIVLNYARPWEKDKKPAKSRSLEVEVR; encoded by the coding sequence TTGCCGCGCCGTTGTATGAGCGTCCTGGGCGCCCTGGGTTTGTTGCTCATCGCCGCCACGGCCTGGGCTGGGGGTCCGGTGCAGACTTTGGTGCTCAAGGAGGGCCAGGTTTTCCAGGTGACCCTGGCCGCCAACCACACCACCGGCTACAAGTGGATGCTGGCCAAAATGCCCGACGCCAAGGTGGTGAAGCTGGTCAACAGCGAGTACGTGCCTGCCAAGCCCCAGGCGCCGGACGGCAAGGCGCCGGTGGGCGCCGGCGGTCAGGAGGTCTGGGCCTTCCAGGCCGTGGGGCCGGGTCGGGCCATGATTGTGCTCAACTATGCGCGGCCTTGGGAAAAGGACAAGAAACCCGCCAAGAGCCGCAGCCTGGAGGTGGAGGTGAGATGA